ACCGGCATGGTGCTGGCGCTGCAGACGGCCTACAGCTTGCCCACCCTGGGCATCAAGTACTACATCGCCTCGGTGGTGGCCAAATCCCTCACCCGAGAGCTCGGCCCGGTGCTGGTGGCGCTGGTGGTGGGCGGACGCATCGGGGCCGGCATGACCGCCGAGCTGGGCACCATGCAGGTCACGGAGCAAATCGACGCCCTGCGCTCCATGGCCGCCGACCCGGTGAAGAAGCTCGTCGCCCCCAAGCTCGCCGCCACTCTGGTCATGCTCCCCGCCCTCACGGTCCTGGGGGACGCCCTGGGCATTCTCGGCGGCCTGGGCATCGCCGTCTTCCAGCTCAACCTGCCGGCGGGGCTGTACATCAACGACGTCGTCACCTCCCTGACCTTGGGGGACTTCTTGAGCGGCATCGGCAAATCCTTCTTCTTCGCCTACTTCATCGCCATCATCGGTTGCCACAACGGCCTCCACGCCCGCGGCGGCGCCGACGGCGTCGGCCGTGCCACCACCTCCACCGTGGTGATGGGAGCGATCATGGTGCTGGTGGCGGATTTCCTGCTCACCAAGCTCTTCTATATGCTCTTCTAAGAGCTCAGCCGCTCAGAAAGTCCACCGTGTCCGAACCCCTATTCCAGATCCAGCACCTG
The sequence above is a segment of the Acidobacteriota bacterium genome. Coding sequences within it:
- a CDS encoding ABC transporter permease gives rise to the protein MSADTSFGMVRQAGSIAILSGRAFVALVRPPYELRTWIRQMELIGVQSLGVAGITALFTGMVLALQTAYSLPTLGIKYYIASVVAKSLTRELGPVLVALVVGGRIGAGMTAELGTMQVTEQIDALRSMAADPVKKLVAPKLAATLVMLPALTVLGDALGILGGLGIAVFQLNLPAGLYINDVVTSLTLGDFLSGIGKSFFFAYFIAIIGCHNGLHARGGADGVGRATTSTVVMGAIMVLVADFLLTKLFYMLF